The Mycolicibacterium hassiacum DSM 44199 genome includes a window with the following:
- a CDS encoding ABC transporter permease, which yields MRRLLTHPVLRFVLRRLAYSAVVLFGVLVAVFTLMHLVPGDPVRIALGARYTPEAYAALRAASGLDEPLPTQFVHYVSAAVTGDLGVSFRNGDPVTVVLLERLPATVSLAAVGILIALAIALPAGILSALRAGRPSDALIRVASQFGVSVPDFWLGILLIAVFASTLGWLPTSGYRPLTEDPAGWLRHIVLPALTVGLVAAAILTRYVRSAVLEVAASGFVRTARSKGLPPRVVTVRHIVRNALVPVLTITGIQLATILSGVIVVEVVFAWPGLGRLVYHAVAARDYPVIQGAVLLIGALFLLVNLIVDVLYAVIDPRIRLS from the coding sequence GTGAGGCGCCTGCTGACGCATCCGGTGCTGCGGTTCGTGCTGCGCCGGCTCGCGTACTCGGCGGTGGTGCTGTTCGGGGTACTGGTCGCGGTGTTCACGCTGATGCACCTGGTTCCCGGTGATCCGGTGCGGATCGCGCTGGGCGCCCGCTACACCCCGGAGGCCTACGCCGCGCTGCGTGCGGCCAGCGGGCTGGACGAACCGCTGCCCACCCAGTTCGTCCACTACGTCTCCGCGGCGGTGACCGGCGATCTCGGGGTCAGCTTCCGCAACGGCGATCCGGTCACGGTGGTCCTGCTCGAACGGCTGCCGGCCACGGTGTCGCTGGCGGCGGTGGGCATCCTCATCGCCTTGGCGATCGCCCTGCCGGCCGGGATCCTCTCGGCGCTGCGGGCGGGCCGGCCCAGCGATGCGCTCATCCGGGTCGCCAGCCAGTTCGGGGTGTCGGTGCCCGACTTCTGGCTGGGGATCCTGCTCATCGCGGTGTTCGCCTCCACCCTGGGCTGGCTGCCCACCTCCGGTTACCGGCCGCTGACCGAGGATCCCGCAGGATGGTTGCGCCATATCGTGTTACCGGCGCTGACCGTCGGTCTGGTCGCGGCGGCGATCCTGACCCGCTATGTGCGCTCGGCGGTGCTGGAGGTCGCCGCGTCCGGCTTCGTCCGTACCGCCCGGTCCAAAGGGCTGCCGCCGCGCGTCGTGACCGTGCGGCACATCGTGCGCAACGCGCTGGTCCCGGTGCTGACGATCACCGGCATCCAGCTGGCCACGATCCTGTCCGGGGTGATCGTGGTCGAGGTGGTGTTCGCCTGGCCCGGGCTCGGGCGGCTGGTCTATCACGCGGTCGCCGCCCGCGACTACCCGGTGATCCAGGGCGCGGTGCTGCTGATCGGGGCGCTGTTTCTGCTCGTCAACCTCATCGTGGACGTGCTCTACGCGGTGATCGACCCGAGGATCCGGCTGTCGTGA
- a CDS encoding ABC transporter substrate-binding protein — protein MRTRASAAGAGAALAPVALLMVLVVLVAGCSTGQRVSLGGDRAGYLIAAIAGEPDQLDPHKTTAYFSFEVLENVFDTLVAPDANLEMRPALAESWTVSPDQLTWTFRLRSGVTFHDGSPLTAEDVVYSYRRIIDERLATADRFSAVADVRAADARTVVIRVHRPTPNLLTNIGGYKGMAIVSRRNVESGQIATHPIGTGPFAFADRASGDSITLRANAAYWGGRPGVAGVVFRFIPEPSTALSALQAGEIDWTDSVPPQRVAQLRNDDSVRLAVTASNDYWYLALNNARRPWSDVRVRQAIAYAVDRDAIVQVTSYGTAEANQLAIPHGNPWFTDYHRYHRDLGTARELLAQAGVERAELDMLVTADYPETVTAAQVIADNLAPLGITVRIRTVDFATWLDEQNTGNFDMLMMGWLGNIDPDDFYYAQHHTNGTSNAQRFSDPQVDRLLDAGRVEMNHQARRRIYAEAATRIADQVSYVFLYNSAVIQAWSPALTGFESRRDGAVRFRTATLAHGSAP, from the coding sequence ATGAGGACACGGGCGAGCGCCGCCGGGGCCGGTGCCGCGCTCGCCCCGGTCGCGCTGCTGATGGTGCTGGTGGTGCTGGTCGCGGGCTGCTCCACCGGCCAACGGGTGAGCCTCGGTGGTGATCGCGCGGGCTATCTGATTGCCGCCATCGCCGGCGAGCCCGATCAGCTCGACCCGCACAAGACCACCGCGTACTTCTCCTTCGAGGTGTTGGAGAACGTCTTCGACACCCTGGTCGCGCCGGACGCGAACCTAGAGATGCGCCCGGCCCTGGCCGAGTCGTGGACGGTCAGCCCCGATCAGCTGACCTGGACGTTCCGATTGCGGTCGGGCGTCACGTTCCACGACGGCAGCCCGTTGACCGCCGAGGACGTCGTGTACTCCTACCGCCGGATCATCGACGAGCGGCTCGCGACCGCCGACCGGTTCAGCGCGGTGGCCGACGTGCGCGCCGCCGATGCGCGCACCGTCGTCATCCGGGTGCACCGGCCGACCCCGAACCTGCTGACCAACATCGGCGGCTACAAGGGCATGGCGATCGTGTCGCGCCGCAACGTGGAAAGCGGGCAGATCGCCACCCACCCGATCGGCACCGGACCGTTCGCGTTCGCCGACCGCGCGAGCGGCGACTCGATCACCCTGCGGGCCAATGCGGCCTACTGGGGCGGGCGTCCCGGCGTGGCGGGGGTGGTGTTCCGGTTCATCCCCGAACCGTCGACGGCGCTGTCGGCGCTGCAGGCGGGCGAGATCGACTGGACCGACTCGGTTCCGCCGCAGCGGGTGGCGCAGCTGCGCAACGACGACTCGGTGCGCCTCGCGGTGACCGCGAGCAACGACTACTGGTATCTGGCGCTCAACAACGCCCGTCGGCCGTGGAGCGATGTGCGGGTGCGCCAGGCGATCGCGTACGCGGTCGACCGCGACGCGATCGTGCAGGTGACCAGCTACGGCACCGCGGAAGCCAATCAGCTCGCCATCCCGCACGGCAACCCGTGGTTCACCGACTATCACCGCTACCACCGCGACCTCGGCACCGCCCGAGAGCTGTTGGCGCAGGCCGGTGTTGAGCGGGCCGAGCTGGACATGCTGGTCACCGCCGACTATCCGGAGACGGTGACCGCCGCCCAGGTGATCGCGGACAACCTGGCGCCGCTCGGTATCACCGTGCGCATCCGCACGGTGGACTTCGCCACCTGGCTCGACGAGCAGAACACCGGCAACTTCGACATGTTGATGATGGGCTGGCTGGGCAACATCGATCCGGACGACTTCTACTACGCCCAGCACCACACCAACGGCACCAGCAATGCGCAGAGGTTCTCCGACCCGCAGGTCGACCGCCTGCTCGACGCGGGCCGGGTCGAGATGAATCACCAAGCCCGCCGGCGGATCTACGCGGAGGCTGCGACGCGCATCGCCGATCAGGTGAGCTACGTCTTCCTGTACAACTCGGCGGTGATCCAGGCGTGGAGCCCGGCGCTGACCGGATTCGAATCGCGCCGCGACGGCGCCGTGCGGTTTCGCACCGCGACCCTGGCGCACGGGAGCGCCCCGTGA
- a CDS encoding DUF4185 domain-containing protein, which yields MTRPLGKVADVTGPGRTDRWGVTCTDLGASVTAPDGRLVSVFGDTFSGRRVGQGDWRSPVVLIGTGDAATPIVYERAGGPDPDYARQLWHYVHDDASTGWTRGGISTVIPSDLLRVGDALYLHAIVNRGLGTVLWTEIWRSDDCGVSWHPTGATFPAELHRGHAQCWSWDYDPGGDWVYVAATGFQRDKGIVLMRVRPADIARPARYQCCVRVNGRWRWRTGGVATPVTPAGETWGELTFRRVGQGKWILGGFLSSEYALGYRVIAAPTADLRSVPVQKPVTGCAWRDEDHRRNRVAQLYGGYLLPGSQPGPAGVGLIVSQWHTRDGWPYRVMQFRARLRDTAAPAGGTGDHPPD from the coding sequence GTGACCCGCCCGCTCGGCAAGGTGGCCGACGTGACCGGGCCGGGCCGCACCGACCGCTGGGGCGTCACCTGCACCGACCTCGGCGCCTCGGTGACCGCGCCGGACGGGCGGCTGGTGTCGGTGTTCGGCGACACCTTCTCCGGGCGCCGGGTCGGGCAGGGGGACTGGCGTTCACCCGTGGTGCTGATCGGCACCGGCGACGCCGCCACGCCGATCGTCTACGAGCGGGCCGGCGGTCCCGATCCCGACTACGCCCGCCAGCTGTGGCACTACGTGCACGACGACGCGTCCACCGGCTGGACCCGCGGCGGCATCAGCACCGTGATCCCGTCGGATCTGCTGCGTGTGGGTGATGCGCTGTATCTGCACGCGATCGTCAACCGCGGGCTCGGCACCGTGCTGTGGACCGAGATCTGGCGCTCCGACGACTGCGGGGTGTCCTGGCATCCCACCGGTGCGACGTTTCCCGCCGAACTGCACCGCGGGCACGCGCAGTGCTGGTCCTGGGACTACGACCCCGGCGGCGACTGGGTGTACGTGGCGGCCACCGGGTTCCAGCGCGACAAGGGCATCGTGTTGATGCGGGTGCGTCCCGCCGACATCGCGCGTCCGGCGCGCTACCAGTGCTGCGTCCGTGTCAACGGGCGGTGGCGGTGGCGCACCGGCGGTGTCGCCACCCCGGTCACCCCGGCCGGGGAGACCTGGGGCGAGCTGACGTTTCGCCGTGTCGGACAAGGCAAGTGGATCCTCGGCGGATTCCTGTCCTCGGAGTACGCGCTGGGCTACCGGGTCATCGCCGCACCGACCGCCGACCTGCGTTCGGTACCGGTGCAGAAACCGGTGACCGGGTGCGCTTGGCGCGACGAGGATCACCGGCGTAATCGGGTCGCCCAACTCTACGGCGGGTATCTGTTGCCCGGATCGCAGCCCGGCCCCGCAGGGGTCGGGCTGATCGTGTCGCAGTGGCACACCCGCGACGGCTGGCCGTACCGGGTGATGCAGTTCCGGGCGCGGCTGCGCGACACCGCCGCACCGGCGGGCGGAACCGGTGACCACCCGCCCGACTGA
- a CDS encoding NAD(P)H-dependent amine dehydrogenase family protein yields MVIPEILAHPLFELVGVGVSNPAKVGRDVGEICGLDAPVGVRATDDADALIALRPDALVHYGPTAAHAADNIALITRFLRAGIDVCSTAMTPWVWPSMHLNPPEWIEPISAACTEGGASCFTTGIDPGFANDLFPMTLMGLCSEVRRVRACELLDYTNYEGDYEFEMGIGRPPEYRPLLQNPDVLVMAWGATVPMIAHAAGIELDEITTTWDKWVTPTERHSAKGVIAPGNVAAVRFTINGIYRGETRIQLEHVNRIGLDAAPDWPTGTQNDVYRVEIDGTPSIFQETAFRFTDGSGRDAAAAGCLATGLRALNAVPAVNDLPPGWVTALDLPLIPGRGTIR; encoded by the coding sequence ATGGTGATCCCGGAGATTCTCGCCCACCCGCTGTTCGAGTTGGTCGGTGTCGGCGTGAGCAATCCCGCCAAGGTCGGCCGCGACGTCGGCGAGATCTGCGGACTCGACGCCCCGGTGGGAGTGCGGGCCACCGATGACGCCGACGCCCTGATCGCGCTGCGCCCGGATGCGTTGGTGCACTACGGGCCCACCGCCGCACACGCTGCCGACAACATCGCGCTGATCACCAGGTTCCTGCGGGCCGGCATCGATGTCTGCTCGACGGCGATGACCCCCTGGGTGTGGCCGTCGATGCATCTCAACCCGCCCGAGTGGATCGAGCCGATCTCCGCCGCCTGCACCGAGGGTGGGGCGTCGTGCTTCACCACCGGTATCGACCCCGGCTTCGCCAACGACCTGTTCCCGATGACGCTGATGGGCCTGTGCTCGGAGGTGCGCCGGGTCCGCGCCTGCGAACTGCTCGACTACACCAACTACGAGGGCGACTACGAGTTCGAGATGGGCATCGGCCGCCCGCCGGAGTACCGGCCGCTGCTGCAGAACCCCGATGTGCTGGTGATGGCTTGGGGTGCAACGGTTCCGATGATCGCTCACGCCGCCGGCATCGAACTCGACGAGATCACCACCACCTGGGACAAGTGGGTGACCCCGACCGAACGCCACAGCGCCAAGGGCGTCATCGCCCCCGGCAACGTCGCCGCGGTGCGGTTCACCATCAACGGAATTTACCGCGGCGAAACCCGGATCCAGCTCGAGCACGTCAACCGGATCGGCCTCGATGCCGCCCCGGACTGGCCCACGGGCACCCAGAACGACGTCTACCGGGTCGAAATCGACGGCACACCAAGTATTTTCCAGGAGACCGCGTTCCGGTTCACCGACGGTTCCGGCCGCGATGCGGCCGCGGCCGGCTGTCTGGCGACCGGGCTGCGCGCGCTCAACGCGGTCCCGGCGGTCAACGACCTACCGCCCGGTTGGGTGACCGCACTCGACCTGCCGCTGATACCGGGACGGGGAACGATCCGCTGA
- a CDS encoding Hsp70 family protein — MADGVGLSIGTSRLTAVVVGRSALRRSPVLTRYPHRPAEVGVPGENPNLTEQGLVITDFVDRVGDPVGIVAADGSTHHADAVLADALRAMLYGLGNGRPPAGPVGVSHPAHWRRPAVDALRNALARVGEFAGPPPVSVQSDAVAALTALQDDPGLPGSGIVALCDFGGTGTNVTLADAGAGFTPLGPTQRHTDLCGDLLDQALLTHVIEGLAAAGTVDLSSTSAIGSLSRLRAECRAAKERLSTATVTTLTVEVPGHRSEVRLTRNELDDRLRGPLDDFAVVLQQEMERYGVRQFAAVATVGGGARIPLVTTTLSEKFRAPVITSAFPELSAAIGAGLIAARGPADVGATMAVPAAGIAAGAAGLAEAAGPGDATMKAPEVTPDETAQSSTFRALAWSEADDVPDVAPADSYAYAGPYEVGAPADVRPDIRFDRDDYDALPPPPTPWYRRPEVLVGAGALVVLAAVGATLLLLRGGGDATTPEPTPATTSAAPEQPAQAPAPEPEQRAPVTQAPRTVTQVVPPPQTRTATRQPAPAGPPPEQPLPPSEEAPPPATQEPPAEEPPSQTQTPTWTPPTWTPPTWTPPKPPYSTVPGLPWVPAPPGLPGQQSQP; from the coding sequence ATGGCAGACGGGGTGGGCCTCTCGATCGGCACCAGCCGGCTGACCGCCGTGGTGGTGGGTCGGAGCGCGCTGCGCCGGTCACCGGTGCTCACCCGCTACCCGCACCGGCCGGCCGAGGTCGGGGTGCCCGGGGAGAACCCCAACCTCACCGAGCAGGGGCTGGTCATCACCGACTTCGTCGACCGGGTGGGCGACCCGGTCGGCATCGTGGCCGCCGACGGCTCGACCCATCACGCCGACGCGGTGCTCGCCGATGCGCTGCGCGCGATGCTCTACGGCCTGGGCAACGGGCGTCCGCCGGCCGGTCCGGTGGGGGTGAGCCATCCCGCCCACTGGCGCCGGCCGGCCGTTGACGCGCTGCGCAACGCGCTGGCCCGGGTCGGCGAGTTCGCCGGTCCGCCGCCGGTGTCTGTACAGTCGGACGCCGTCGCGGCGCTGACGGCGTTGCAGGACGACCCGGGGCTGCCCGGCAGCGGCATCGTGGCGCTGTGCGACTTCGGCGGCACCGGCACCAACGTGACGCTGGCCGATGCGGGCGCCGGGTTCACCCCGCTGGGCCCGACCCAGCGGCACACGGACCTGTGCGGCGATCTGCTCGATCAGGCATTGCTCACCCACGTCATCGAGGGGCTCGCCGCGGCGGGAACCGTCGATCTGTCCTCGACGTCGGCGATCGGCTCGCTGAGTCGGCTGCGGGCCGAATGTCGCGCCGCCAAGGAGCGGTTGTCGACCGCCACGGTGACCACGCTGACCGTCGAGGTCCCCGGTCACCGCAGCGAGGTGCGGCTGACCCGCAACGAACTCGACGACCGGCTGCGCGGACCGCTCGACGACTTCGCCGTGGTGCTGCAGCAGGAGATGGAGCGCTACGGCGTGCGCCAGTTCGCCGCGGTCGCGACGGTCGGCGGCGGGGCGCGCATTCCGCTGGTGACTACGACGCTGTCGGAGAAGTTCCGCGCGCCGGTGATCACCTCCGCCTTCCCGGAGTTGTCGGCGGCGATCGGCGCCGGGCTGATCGCGGCGCGCGGCCCCGCCGACGTCGGTGCCACCATGGCGGTCCCGGCGGCCGGGATCGCCGCGGGTGCCGCCGGGTTGGCCGAGGCTGCCGGGCCCGGCGACGCCACCATGAAGGCGCCCGAGGTCACGCCTGACGAGACGGCGCAGTCGAGCACCTTCCGCGCGCTGGCGTGGTCGGAGGCCGACGACGTTCCCGACGTGGCGCCCGCCGACTCCTACGCTTACGCCGGCCCGTACGAGGTCGGCGCCCCCGCGGACGTGCGGCCCGACATCCGGTTCGACCGCGACGACTACGACGCGCTGCCACCTCCGCCGACGCCCTGGTACCGCAGGCCGGAGGTGCTGGTCGGCGCCGGTGCGCTGGTGGTGCTGGCCGCCGTGGGCGCCACCCTGCTGCTGCTGCGGGGCGGCGGTGACGCCACCACGCCCGAGCCGACACCGGCGACCACCTCGGCCGCGCCGGAGCAGCCCGCGCAGGCCCCGGCGCCGGAGCCGGAGCAACGGGCCCCGGTCACCCAGGCGCCGCGGACGGTCACCCAGGTGGTGCCGCCGCCGCAGACCAGGACCGCCACCCGGCAACCGGCGCCGGCCGGCCCGCCGCCCGAGCAGCCGCTGCCGCCCAGCGAGGAGGCTCCGCCACCGGCCACCCAGGAACCGCCGGCCGAGGAACCGCCGTCGCAGACCCAGACGCCCACGTGGACGCCGCCTACCTGGACCCCGCCGACGTGGACCCCGCCCAAGCCGCCGTATTCGACGGTGCCCGGATTGCCGTGGGTGCCCGCACCGCCGGGGCTGCCCGGTCAGCAGTCGCAGCCCTAG
- a CDS encoding class I SAM-dependent methyltransferase — protein sequence MFESSIVVRPEPKGSAGYAASSRLQAAGLPEAIARFTEAAATVPVPAAPQPIVIADYGAATGHNALLPVGAAISTLRRRTRSDHSILVVHTDVPDNDFTALFRTLAEDPDSYLAEDSGTFASAVGRSFYEQILPSSSVMLGWSSWAIQWLSKVPAPVPDHIAVAYCRGDAVRAAHARVAARDWHEFIAFRGRELRKDGRLVVITMGVGDDGEFGYRSLLAGLLDALEELRASGLISDDELHRMCIPVVGRSAADFASPFAPRGRFEQLEIEHIDVFNAPDRFWAQYRVDGDARAFGARWAAFLRAAVFNALAIGLDGGRTDPRVPQFFDRLETGVAQRMAADPEEQQIPMAVVVLTKRHRPV from the coding sequence ATGTTCGAATCCAGCATCGTCGTGCGCCCCGAACCCAAAGGCAGCGCCGGCTACGCCGCGAGTTCGCGGCTGCAGGCGGCCGGTCTGCCCGAGGCCATCGCGCGGTTCACCGAGGCCGCCGCGACGGTGCCGGTGCCGGCCGCGCCGCAGCCGATCGTCATCGCCGACTACGGTGCGGCCACCGGACACAACGCACTGCTGCCGGTCGGTGCGGCAATATCGACGCTGCGGCGGCGAACCCGCTCGGACCACTCGATCCTGGTGGTGCACACCGACGTTCCCGACAACGACTTCACCGCGCTGTTCCGCACCCTCGCCGAGGATCCGGACAGCTATCTGGCCGAGGACTCCGGAACATTCGCCTCCGCGGTCGGGCGCTCCTTCTACGAGCAGATCCTGCCGTCGAGCAGCGTGATGCTGGGCTGGAGCTCCTGGGCGATCCAGTGGCTGAGCAAGGTTCCCGCACCCGTACCCGATCACATCGCCGTGGCCTACTGCCGCGGCGACGCGGTGCGGGCCGCCCACGCCCGGGTCGCCGCGCGCGACTGGCACGAGTTCATCGCCTTCCGCGGGCGGGAGTTGCGCAAGGACGGGCGGCTGGTGGTCATCACGATGGGCGTCGGTGACGACGGCGAGTTCGGCTACCGCTCCCTGCTGGCCGGTCTGCTCGATGCGCTCGAGGAGCTCCGCGCAAGCGGTTTGATCAGTGACGACGAACTGCACCGGATGTGCATTCCGGTGGTCGGCCGCAGCGCCGCCGATTTCGCCTCCCCGTTCGCGCCGCGCGGACGGTTCGAACAACTCGAGATCGAACACATCGACGTGTTCAACGCGCCGGACCGGTTCTGGGCGCAGTACCGCGTCGACGGGGACGCCAGAGCCTTCGGTGCCCGGTGGGCGGCGTTCCTGCGCGCGGCGGTGTTCAACGCGCTCGCCATCGGCCTCGACGGCGGCCGCACCGATCCGCGCGTTCCGCAGTTCTTCGACCGGCTCGAGACCGGCGTGGCGCAACGCATGGCCGCCGATCCCGAGGAACAGCAGATCCCGATGGCGGTGGTGGTGCTGACCAAGCGGCACCGCCCGGTCTAG
- a CDS encoding MBL fold metallo-hydrolase — translation MSAGHIQRVVTHGTFSLDGGTWEVDNNIWLVGDDKEVIVFDAAHDAAPIRAAVGNRHVVAVVCTHGHNDHVTVAPQLGVELDAPVLMHPGDDVLWRMTHPDKDFRGVADGDTLRVAGTELKALHTPGHSPGSVCWYAPELNAVFSGDTLFQGGPGATGRSYSDFPTILESISGRLGKLPGETVVYTGHGDSTTIGDEIVHYDEWVARGY, via the coding sequence GTGAGCGCCGGGCACATTCAGCGCGTCGTCACCCACGGCACCTTCAGCCTCGACGGCGGCACCTGGGAGGTCGACAACAACATCTGGCTGGTCGGCGACGACAAGGAAGTGATCGTCTTCGACGCCGCCCACGACGCCGCGCCCATCAGGGCGGCCGTCGGAAACCGGCACGTGGTGGCGGTGGTGTGCACCCACGGCCACAACGACCATGTCACCGTCGCCCCCCAGCTCGGCGTCGAGTTGGACGCGCCGGTGCTGATGCATCCCGGCGACGACGTGCTGTGGCGGATGACGCACCCGGACAAGGATTTCCGCGGTGTCGCCGACGGGGACACGCTGCGGGTGGCCGGCACCGAACTCAAGGCGCTGCACACCCCGGGGCACTCCCCCGGCTCGGTGTGCTGGTACGCGCCGGAACTCAACGCGGTGTTCAGCGGCGACACCCTGTTCCAGGGCGGGCCGGGTGCGACGGGCCGCTCGTACTCGGACTTCCCCACGATCCTCGAGTCGATCTCCGGCCGGCTGGGCAAGCTGCCCGGCGAGACCGTCGTCTACACCGGTCACGGCGACTCGACCACGATCGGCGACGAGATCGTCCACTACGACGAGTGGGTGGCGCGGGGCTACTGA
- a CDS encoding S-(hydroxymethyl)mycothiol dehydrogenase — MSQTVRGVISRKKGEPVEVVDVVVPDPGPGEAVVKVTACGVCHTDLHYREGGINDEFPFLLGHEAAGVVEAVGAGVTSVEPGDFVILNWRAVCGQCRACKRGRPHLCFDTFNAAQKMTLTDGTELTPALGIGAFIEKTLVHSGQCTKVDPSVDPAVAGLLGCGVMAGIGAAINTGGVSRDDTVAVIGCGGVGDAAIAGSALVGAKKIIAVDTDDKKLEWARQFGATHTINARTTDVVEAIQELTDGFGTDVVIDAVGRPETWKQAFYARDLAGTVVLVGVPTPDMKLEMPLIDFFSRGGSLKSSWYGDCLPERDFPTLVDLHLQGRLPLDKFVTERIGLGDIEAAFEKMHRGEVLRSVVVL; from the coding sequence ATGAGCCAAACGGTGCGCGGCGTGATCTCACGCAAGAAGGGAGAACCAGTCGAGGTCGTGGATGTGGTCGTCCCCGACCCCGGTCCGGGTGAGGCGGTGGTCAAGGTCACCGCCTGCGGGGTGTGCCACACCGACCTGCACTACCGAGAGGGCGGCATCAACGACGAGTTTCCTTTCCTGCTCGGGCACGAGGCGGCCGGCGTCGTCGAAGCGGTCGGTGCGGGTGTGACCAGCGTCGAGCCCGGCGATTTCGTGATCCTCAACTGGCGTGCGGTGTGCGGTCAGTGCCGGGCTTGCAAGCGCGGCCGGCCGCACCTGTGCTTCGACACCTTCAACGCGGCCCAGAAGATGACGCTGACCGACGGCACCGAGCTGACCCCCGCGCTGGGCATCGGGGCGTTCATCGAGAAGACGCTGGTGCACTCGGGCCAGTGCACCAAGGTCGATCCGTCGGTCGACCCGGCCGTCGCCGGGCTGCTGGGCTGCGGCGTGATGGCCGGCATCGGCGCGGCGATCAACACCGGTGGGGTCAGCCGCGACGACACCGTGGCGGTGATCGGCTGCGGCGGTGTGGGCGATGCGGCGATCGCGGGTTCGGCGCTGGTCGGCGCCAAGAAGATCATCGCGGTCGATACCGACGACAAGAAGCTCGAGTGGGCCCGCCAGTTCGGCGCCACCCACACCATCAACGCCCGCACCACCGATGTGGTGGAGGCGATCCAGGAGCTGACCGATGGTTTCGGCACCGACGTGGTGATCGACGCGGTGGGCCGGCCGGAGACCTGGAAGCAGGCGTTCTACGCCCGTGATCTCGCGGGAACCGTTGTGCTGGTGGGTGTTCCGACGCCCGACATGAAGCTGGAGATGCCGCTGATCGACTTCTTCTCCCGGGGCGGGTCGCTCAAGTCGTCGTGGTACGGCGACTGCCTGCCCGAACGCGACTTCCCCACCCTGGTCGACCTGCATCTGCAGGGCCGGCTGCCGCTGGACAAGTTCGTCACCGAACGCATCGGGCTGGGCGACATCGAGGCCGCGTTCGAGAAAATGCACCGCGGCGAGGTGCTGCGATCGGTGGTGGTGCTGTGA
- a CDS encoding serine hydrolase domain-containing protein yields the protein MSALDVIADWPVTNAAAAVIGPSGVLAEYGDARRRFALASVTKPLAARAALIAVEEGAVELDTPAGPPGATVRHLLAHTAGYSMQEATTVARPGRRRVYSNYGFAVLAQTIEQATGIEFTRYLTEAVFDPLGMADTTLDGGAAAAGYGAVSTVADLARFAGDLLRPVTVSAQLHAEATSVQFPGLDGVLPGFGVQRPNDWGLGFEIRDAKSPHWTGSANSPATYGHFGQSGTFLWVDPVADLALVVLTDRAFGDWAYAPWPALADEVLREFGAD from the coding sequence ATGAGCGCGCTCGATGTCATCGCCGACTGGCCCGTCACCAACGCTGCCGCCGCGGTGATCGGGCCGTCCGGTGTGTTGGCCGAATACGGCGACGCGCGGCGGCGTTTCGCGTTGGCGTCGGTCACCAAACCACTGGCGGCGCGCGCCGCGCTCATCGCGGTCGAGGAGGGTGCGGTGGAGCTGGACACCCCGGCCGGGCCGCCGGGCGCGACGGTGCGGCATCTGCTGGCCCACACCGCGGGCTACTCGATGCAGGAGGCCACCACCGTCGCCCGGCCCGGCCGCCGGCGGGTCTACTCGAACTACGGTTTCGCGGTGCTGGCGCAGACGATCGAGCAGGCGACCGGGATCGAGTTCACCCGGTACCTGACCGAGGCGGTGTTCGACCCGCTCGGGATGGCCGACACCACGCTCGACGGCGGCGCGGCCGCCGCCGGGTACGGCGCGGTGTCGACGGTCGCCGACCTCGCCCGGTTCGCCGGCGATTTGCTGCGTCCGGTCACGGTGTCGGCGCAACTGCACGCCGAGGCGACCTCGGTGCAGTTTCCCGGCCTGGATGGGGTGCTGCCCGGGTTCGGCGTGCAGCGCCCCAACGACTGGGGGCTGGGGTTCGAGATCCGCGACGCCAAATCGCCGCACTGGACCGGGTCGGCCAACTCGCCGGCGACCTACGGGCACTTCGGCCAGTCCGGGACGTTCCTGTGGGTCGACCCGGTCGCCGATCTGGCCCTGGTGGTGCTCACCGACCGGGCGTTCGGCGACTGGGCGTACGCGCCGTGGCCGGCGTTAGCTGATGAAGTCCTGAGAGAATTCGGGGCGGACTAG
- a CDS encoding DUF3145 domain-containing protein, translating into MRAANQFADATTGVVYIHSSPAAVCPHVEWALSSTLNARANLKWTPQPAMPGQLRAVTNWVGPVGTGAQLANALRAWSVLRFEVTEDPSPGVDGHRWCHTPQLGLWSGPMSANGDVMVGEMRLRALMAEGPDVLFSELDTVLGTAWDEALEPFRDGGEGAEVSWLSRSVG; encoded by the coding sequence ATGCGTGCAGCGAACCAATTCGCCGACGCGACGACAGGTGTGGTGTACATCCACTCCTCTCCCGCGGCGGTATGCCCGCATGTCGAGTGGGCGTTGTCGTCGACCCTCAACGCGCGGGCGAACCTGAAGTGGACGCCCCAGCCGGCGATGCCGGGGCAGCTGCGTGCTGTCACCAACTGGGTCGGACCGGTGGGTACCGGGGCGCAGCTCGCCAACGCGCTGCGCGCCTGGTCGGTGCTGCGCTTCGAGGTGACCGAGGATCCGAGCCCGGGCGTGGACGGCCACCGGTGGTGCCACACCCCGCAGCTGGGGCTGTGGAGCGGGCCGATGAGCGCCAACGGCGACGTGATGGTCGGCGAGATGCGACTGCGCGCGCTGATGGCCGAGGGGCCCGATGTGCTGTTCAGCGAGCTGGACACCGTGCTGGGCACCGCCTGGGACGAGGCGCTGGAACCGTTCCGCGACGGCGGCGAGGGTGCGGAGGTCAGCTGGCTGAGCCGCAGCGTCGGCTGA